In the genome of Flavobacterium panacagri, one region contains:
- a CDS encoding SDR family NAD(P)-dependent oxidoreductase: protein MSKLKGKVAVVTGGARDIGRAVSLKLAKEGANVVINYFDNEDDAKETIRLIEEMGGKGIYVQGDATSLTDISNLVEKTKTAFGEKVDILVNVAGGLFARKTIDEIDVDFYNLIMDVNFKSAVFVTKAFVPLMGEGSAIVNFASQAGRDGGGPGAFLYAASKGAVSTFTRGLAKELGPKGIRVNAINPGMIATRFHDDFTKDQVRVNVANATALRREGRADEVADLVAYLASEESSFLSGNNIDINGGLAFS from the coding sequence ATGAGTAAATTAAAAGGTAAAGTAGCTGTTGTAACAGGCGGCGCCAGAGATATTGGTCGCGCTGTATCATTAAAATTAGCAAAGGAAGGTGCTAATGTTGTTATTAATTATTTTGATAATGAAGATGATGCTAAAGAGACAATTAGACTAATTGAAGAAATGGGAGGAAAGGGAATTTATGTTCAAGGTGACGCTACAAGTTTGACAGATATTTCTAATCTTGTGGAGAAGACTAAAACTGCATTTGGTGAGAAAGTTGATATTTTAGTTAATGTTGCCGGAGGTTTATTTGCTCGTAAAACAATTGATGAAATAGATGTCGATTTTTATAATCTTATTATGGATGTAAACTTCAAATCGGCTGTGTTTGTAACTAAAGCTTTTGTTCCTTTAATGGGCGAGGGTAGTGCAATTGTAAATTTTGCGTCACAGGCTGGAAGAGATGGCGGCGGGCCAGGAGCATTTTTATATGCGGCTTCAAAAGGAGCAGTTTCTACTTTTACAAGAGGATTGGCTAAAGAATTAGGGCCAAAAGGAATTCGTGTAAATGCAATTAATCCAGGTATGATTGCAACAAGATTTCATGATGATTTTACAAAAGACCAAGTACGCGTAAATGTTGCAAATGCGACAGCTTTACGCCGTGAGGGACGTGCTGATGAAGTAGCCGATTTAGTAGCTTATTTAGCTTCTGAAGAATCGTCATTTTTATCTGGAAATAATATTGATATTAATGGAGGATTAGCCTTTAGCTAA
- a CDS encoding MFS transporter → MKVKGLRWFIIGLIFLATVINYIDRSALAIMWGNENVEGSISKSLGLNKNDYGNILNIFMVFYALGQLFSGKLFDKVGTRIGYVISIGVWGLSSFLHSTVRGFLSIAFFRSTLGISEAGNWPGGVKSNAEWFPIKERAIAQGLFNAGASIGSVIAPPFIAALFVSYGWRITFMIIGSFGILWIVPWLFVNKAGPKKHPWITQEEQKYIIEGQSKADQSATEHTKGLSLKEILSYRESWAIVVGRLFLEPIWWFFVGWMPIYLFDVYGFNVKEVGAFAWVPYVGAAIGSIAGGYVSGQIISKTNSINKGRKTTILIGGIIMLFGLVASVFFATSPERFVAIVFVVLFGFQFAIGNVQTLPSDLFSGKSVGSLAGLGGMVGVFSVIIMNFLVPLIAEISYTPIFIAIAVFVPLGVGAIYYFARNIESVEK, encoded by the coding sequence TACATTGATAGAAGTGCGCTTGCCATAATGTGGGGCAACGAAAATGTCGAAGGTTCTATTTCAAAATCTTTAGGGCTTAACAAAAATGATTATGGTAATATCCTGAACATTTTTATGGTTTTTTATGCATTAGGACAATTGTTTTCGGGAAAACTGTTTGATAAAGTCGGAACTCGAATTGGTTATGTAATCAGTATTGGGGTTTGGGGATTATCTTCTTTTCTTCATTCTACCGTAAGAGGTTTTTTATCCATCGCCTTTTTCAGAAGTACTTTAGGGATTTCTGAGGCAGGAAATTGGCCCGGCGGCGTAAAAAGCAATGCCGAATGGTTTCCAATCAAAGAAAGAGCCATTGCACAAGGTTTATTCAATGCAGGAGCATCTATTGGATCTGTAATTGCACCGCCTTTTATTGCGGCGCTTTTTGTAAGCTATGGATGGAGAATCACATTTATGATAATAGGTTCTTTCGGGATTCTATGGATTGTACCTTGGCTTTTTGTGAATAAAGCTGGCCCAAAAAAGCATCCTTGGATTACTCAGGAGGAACAAAAATATATAATTGAGGGGCAGAGCAAAGCGGATCAAAGTGCTACTGAGCACACGAAAGGTCTAAGTTTAAAAGAAATTCTTTCTTACAGAGAATCTTGGGCTATAGTTGTTGGACGTTTATTTCTTGAGCCTATTTGGTGGTTTTTTGTTGGATGGATGCCGATTTATCTTTTTGATGTATATGGATTTAATGTTAAAGAAGTGGGAGCTTTTGCTTGGGTGCCTTATGTTGGTGCTGCCATAGGAAGTATTGCTGGAGGCTATGTTTCTGGACAGATTATATCTAAAACAAATTCAATCAATAAAGGAAGAAAAACAACCATTTTAATAGGTGGCATCATTATGCTTTTTGGATTAGTGGCCTCAGTATTTTTTGCTACGTCGCCTGAACGTTTTGTAGCCATTGTTTTTGTGGTATTGTTTGGTTTTCAGTTTGCTATTGGAAATGTGCAGACTTTGCCAAGTGACCTGTTTAGTGGAAAATCTGTTGGGTCATTGGCTGGATTAGGCGGAATGGTAGGCGTATTTTCTGTAATTATTATGAATTTTCTAGTGCCCTTAATTGCCGAAATATCATATACACCAATTTTTATTGCTATTGCGGTTTTTGTTCCATTAGGAGTAGGCGCAATCTATTATTTCGCTAGAAATATTGAATCTGTAGAAAAATAA